The sequence AGCCCATCTTTGTGATCCGCCCGCGGTGGATCTTCGTGTCGGACTGGTGGTGCTTCGGGGTCAGGCCGGCCCAGCTGCTCAGTTGCGCTGCCCGGCTGAACCGGCCGATGTCGCCGATCTCGGCGACGAACACCGCGCCCAGGATCGGCCCCACCCCGGGGATCTGCTGGATCGCGCGGTAGCCGGGGTCGGCGCGCAGCCGGGCGGTGACCAACCCGGCGAAGGTGTCGATCTCGAACTCGCAGGCCTCGATCAGCCGCAACGCCGAGTTCACCTTCGCGCGCATCGCCGCCGGCAGGTTGACCCGCTCCAGCCAGTCCCGCCCACTCGGGGCGAAGATGTCGCTGCTGGCCACCGGCACCCCGGCGCCGGCGAGCACCGCGTGTATCTGGCACTTGAGGTTGGTGCGCAACCCGACCAGCTTGGCCCGGTGGCGCACCAGCTCGCGCAGCTCGCGGCACTGCGGTGGAGCAATCCAGGCTTCCGGAAGCCGACCCATCCGCAACAAATCGGCTAGATCCGCAGCGTCACGCTCATCGTTCTTGACCCGACGATAGGCGAACCCCTTGACCCCCAACGGGTGCGCCAGGTGCACCGACGCGC is a genomic window of Sporichthyaceae bacterium containing:
- a CDS encoding IS110 family transposase; the encoded protein is MSEQYAGRQFVGIDLHRRRSVLVRMTEDGELLETTRISNDPEYLRGVMSRAGDAPEVVLEACYGWYWAADTLAELGASVHLAHPLGVKGFAYRRVKNDERDAADLADLLRMGRLPEAWIAPPQCRELRELVRHRAKLVGLRTNLKCQIHAVLAGAGVPVASSDIFAPSGRDWLERVNLPAAMRAKVNSALRLIEACEFEIDTFAGLVTARLRADPGYRAIQQIPGVGPILGAVFVAEIGDIGRFSRAAQLSSWAGLTPKHHQSDTKIHRGRITKMGSKLVRWAAIEAVQRVGPHTRLGAFRDAVAERRGRNQAKVAAARELVECVFYGLRDHHIRRLAA